The following coding sequences lie in one Myxococcales bacterium genomic window:
- a CDS encoding PEGA domain-containing protein has translation MTTRSEPRRAPWSSALALLLSVAIAAPHALAQPAEKKQEPAAAKQEKAKKADKKADKKADKKADEPEPVAAVAPLSDSLTGEAKDAYEQGKLLYVDGDYAGAKLKFETAHELSKDPRLLWNMAAAEKQQRRYDRVLGLVERYLAEGGDKLTDADRLEAKSLVDMVRALVSEVTLTVNEPGAQISVDGDKLGESPLTAPVVLTQGDRSFKVEKPGFRVFTESRNLQGGTKITLDVKLVPIVHEGRLRVLAAIDEVIRIDGKVVGKGQWEGKLASGTHTLTVTGKGKRDKQTEIVIEDDQARTERVTLELIPQQGPPQKDRDSGGTWMFVTGGAALAVGLGIAAYFLFRPEGETRKDRASGTIPPNYVPLRF, from the coding sequence GTGACCACCCGAAGCGAACCCCGTCGCGCACCGTGGAGCTCTGCTCTGGCGCTGCTGCTCAGTGTTGCCATCGCGGCGCCGCATGCCCTGGCGCAGCCCGCGGAAAAGAAGCAGGAGCCCGCCGCCGCCAAGCAGGAAAAAGCGAAGAAGGCCGACAAGAAGGCCGACAAGAAGGCCGACAAGAAGGCCGACGAGCCGGAACCTGTCGCGGCGGTGGCACCCCTATCCGACAGCCTGACTGGCGAAGCCAAGGATGCGTACGAACAAGGCAAGCTGCTCTACGTCGACGGCGACTACGCTGGAGCGAAGCTCAAGTTCGAGACAGCGCACGAGCTTTCGAAAGACCCTCGGCTGCTCTGGAACATGGCCGCCGCTGAGAAACAGCAGCGGCGCTACGACCGGGTGCTCGGGTTGGTCGAACGATACCTGGCAGAGGGCGGAGACAAACTGACCGACGCGGACCGCCTGGAGGCCAAATCGCTGGTCGACATGGTGCGCGCGTTGGTCAGTGAGGTGACCTTGACGGTGAACGAACCCGGAGCGCAGATCAGTGTGGACGGGGACAAGCTCGGAGAGTCACCGCTCACCGCGCCGGTCGTGCTCACCCAGGGCGACCGTTCGTTCAAGGTGGAGAAGCCGGGCTTCCGCGTGTTCACCGAGTCCCGCAACCTGCAGGGCGGAACCAAGATCACGCTCGACGTGAAGCTCGTGCCGATCGTTCATGAGGGCCGCCTGCGCGTCCTGGCGGCGATTGACGAGGTGATCCGCATCGACGGCAAGGTCGTTGGCAAGGGACAGTGGGAGGGCAAGCTGGCGAGCGGCACCCACACCCTCACCGTGACGGGCAAGGGCAAGCGCGACAAACAAACCGAGATCGTGATCGAAGACGATCAGGCGAGGACCGAGCGCGTGACCTTGGAGCTGATCCCCCAGCAGGGGCCTCCGCAAAAAGATCGGGACTCCGGCGGCACCTGGATGTTCGTGACCGGCGGCGCCGCACTCGCAGTGGGCCTGGGCATCGCGGCGTATTTCCTGTTCCGCCCCGAGGGCGAGACGCGAAAAGATCGAGCCTCGGGCACCATTCCGCCGAACTACGTGCCGCTGCGATTCTGA
- a CDS encoding nucleotide exchange factor GrpE, producing MKASSFRSRARAVSGFCHARSTPGSPRTPPPPPRIDAPPAACSWRCARHPVLRRHVRPGRDVCDRALSGYRTGDVSDENDPASEGNGAEPEASNPDPVDPPPAAPPDPLEEAKAEAAKFREQLLRTAADFDNFRKRTRRELADAEFHGREDILRELLPVFDNLDRAMLHADAATDVQALADGLRMVSKQFLDTLGKLGIERVGAVGLAFDPAVHEAIQHLESSEHPAGVVVAEVQSGYRQGERLLRPALVAVSKGPAKVSENPAPPEEPG from the coding sequence ATGAAAGCGTCATCGTTCCGCTCACGGGCGAGAGCCGTTTCTGGGTTTTGCCACGCCAGGTCGACACCTGGTTCGCCGAGAACCCCACCCCCGCCGCCCCGGATCGACGCTCCTCCGGCGGCGTGCTCGTGGCGCTGCGCCAGGCACCCTGTGCTCAGGCGCCACGTGCGGCCAGGCCGTGATGTTTGCGATCGGGCACTTTCCGGCTATAGAACGGGCGACGTGAGTGACGAAAACGATCCCGCGAGTGAAGGCAACGGAGCGGAGCCGGAGGCTTCGAACCCCGACCCGGTAGACCCGCCCCCAGCCGCTCCTCCGGACCCTCTGGAAGAGGCGAAGGCGGAAGCAGCCAAATTCCGAGAGCAGCTGCTGCGCACGGCGGCGGACTTCGACAACTTCCGCAAACGCACACGGCGTGAGCTGGCCGACGCCGAGTTCCACGGGCGTGAGGACATCCTGCGGGAGCTCCTGCCGGTCTTCGACAACCTCGATCGTGCGATGCTGCACGCCGACGCGGCAACCGACGTTCAGGCTCTCGCCGACGGGCTGCGGATGGTCTCGAAGCAATTCCTCGACACCCTCGGCAAGCTGGGAATCGAGCGGGTCGGCGCCGTCGGTCTGGCCTTCGATCCCGCCGTCCACGAGGCGATTCAGCACCTCGAATCCAGTGAACATCCGGCGGGCGTGGTGGTGGCGGAAGTGCAGTCGGGATATCGCCAGGGCGAGCGGCTGCTGAGGCCGGCCCTGGTTGCCGTGTCGAAGGGCCCCGCCAAAGTCTCGGAAAACCCGGCGCCTCCGGAAGAACCCGGGTAA
- a CDS encoding protein kinase, with amino-acid sequence MTEGDPQRTYGRYRLEERIGEGSIAETWRAKSFGVEGFEKTLVIKRLLPALAQDSVFVEHFVREAQLAVRLSHANVVQVFDLGRVEEPSGDSYYLAMEHVAGRDLGSVSSSWQRASTGAPLGFSLFVASEIAKALDHAHRRRDEQLELLGVVHADVAPNNVLLSWDGEVKVSDFCVVRALWEHTRDNRLGDPRIVKKLSSASPEVLAGAAPTAQSDVFALGALLYTLLAGQHPFSGRNAKETWAAIVRGVFRPLAEARPELPVGVCALVERALSPNPDQRHASSGELYEELVAQRYVAGARFAAEDLADLLEGRRLPALPSSESVEDLLEVTRSDLRRPAFLDVSVPAAPPEEEISVLGTLSELKNERELSLLLVRLGSRADKPEVREHLRQLFTRYGGRLLAETPGEVAAAFGLGGLDTLDTENAVRAGLVAVRAYSALHDLSVVVELARLCLDDEGALVEDQRVKSALAGVRRLSSLAVRRVVISAEAARNLRGQFELKPVGASGKGPPYLVGAERPIDAAEQQFVGRKPELRRLGEALKVAGRRQLQVLGLVGPHGIGKTRLLHEAIARIARGSFSIGAHVAQCLPRGREEPHGALVVMLRAMCGVREGDPPSVILSVEPRLRALGLVGVEIAAVLSALGVAGSAAVGPGALAAAVSRMFASLAEDRLHIFAWDNSHEIDDESGAVLASVAARLATSRVVLLFSGRPRDEAPYEAVPGYLELTLDDLEETDVARLVALRLGVEEAPPELVAFVLERAGGHPMFVEELLREARESGAIEVKDAKVARMALDGVLAVPRPLRTLVIDRVRRLPDRERDLLVASAILGAPVDVSVLGAMLDLPLGKVSALADALVTKQLVVRDDPVTLGFATSLLPEVVLGELDPDAKMELHRSAANAYPMVLAERTEQEAHRIARHLAEAGERDRAAGFYATSAQYHLAARRLERAAGDFARAIELSDWRAQSAAELCEWVEALGHAVRHVRAGAKLPELVQRLWLHIQSDSAFDAEMAVRISINLALILGALSRYKDALRLLASALAQAQPYPVLSQAAHMAEGEIAARQGEFKLALAALEQAEGFALGGAQEEHRRLLSTAQAAGAAGEHDKALDALDRARSLFGEGEEPVLAVERAKVRALIHGFRGDWARCAEESAAAADQARGLGLPHEVAIHLHNQGDGLMRIEDFPRAYVVLTRSLSVAERIGAERLVNLNQMMLAYLDALNGSEAAKKLLGQKLAYAEAQKWTWDALSGRTLLGKLLAKAGDVVGARRELSLAKRLAETTANQLVLDDCERALAELGLVSR; translated from the coding sequence ATGACCGAGGGCGACCCCCAGCGGACTTATGGCCGGTATCGGCTCGAAGAACGCATCGGGGAGGGGTCGATCGCCGAGACCTGGCGTGCCAAGAGCTTCGGCGTCGAGGGGTTCGAGAAGACCCTCGTCATCAAGCGGCTGTTGCCGGCCTTGGCCCAGGACAGCGTCTTCGTCGAACACTTCGTGCGCGAAGCGCAGCTCGCGGTGCGCCTGAGCCACGCCAACGTGGTGCAGGTCTTTGACCTCGGCCGGGTCGAGGAACCTTCCGGCGACAGTTATTACCTGGCCATGGAGCACGTTGCGGGTCGAGACCTCGGCAGTGTGAGCTCGTCCTGGCAGCGGGCAAGCACCGGCGCGCCGCTGGGGTTTTCGCTGTTCGTTGCCTCCGAGATCGCAAAGGCTCTCGATCACGCCCATCGCCGGCGGGACGAACAGCTCGAGCTGTTGGGTGTCGTGCACGCGGACGTGGCGCCGAACAACGTGCTCTTGTCGTGGGACGGCGAGGTCAAGGTCTCGGACTTTTGCGTCGTGCGCGCGCTGTGGGAGCACACGCGCGACAACCGGCTCGGCGACCCGCGCATCGTGAAGAAGCTGAGCAGCGCCAGCCCGGAGGTGCTCGCGGGGGCGGCGCCTACCGCGCAGAGCGACGTGTTCGCGCTCGGCGCGCTGCTCTACACCCTGCTGGCGGGGCAGCACCCGTTCTCGGGGCGTAACGCCAAAGAGACGTGGGCTGCGATCGTGCGCGGAGTCTTCCGACCTCTGGCCGAGGCGCGGCCCGAGCTCCCGGTCGGTGTGTGTGCGCTCGTGGAGCGTGCGCTCTCCCCGAACCCGGATCAGCGGCATGCCTCGAGCGGCGAGCTGTACGAGGAGCTGGTCGCGCAGCGTTACGTCGCGGGCGCGCGCTTCGCGGCGGAAGATCTGGCCGATCTACTCGAAGGACGTCGCCTGCCGGCGCTACCCAGCTCCGAGTCGGTCGAGGATCTGCTCGAGGTGACACGCTCGGATTTGCGTCGCCCCGCCTTCCTCGACGTGAGTGTGCCGGCCGCGCCTCCCGAGGAGGAGATCAGCGTTCTCGGAACACTCTCCGAGCTCAAGAACGAACGCGAGCTGTCCTTGCTCTTGGTGCGCCTCGGCTCGCGCGCGGACAAACCCGAGGTGCGGGAGCACCTGCGGCAGCTGTTCACCCGTTACGGCGGACGACTCTTGGCCGAGACCCCCGGCGAAGTGGCCGCGGCCTTCGGTCTCGGTGGTCTCGACACCCTCGACACCGAGAACGCGGTGCGCGCTGGGCTGGTCGCCGTGCGCGCCTACTCGGCCTTGCACGACCTCAGCGTCGTCGTCGAGCTCGCGCGTTTGTGCCTCGACGACGAGGGTGCGCTGGTCGAGGACCAGCGGGTCAAGTCCGCGCTCGCCGGCGTGCGGCGACTCAGCTCCCTGGCGGTGCGGCGGGTCGTGATCTCCGCCGAGGCGGCTCGTAATCTGCGCGGGCAGTTCGAGCTCAAGCCGGTCGGTGCTTCAGGCAAGGGCCCGCCCTATCTGGTCGGAGCGGAGCGTCCCATCGACGCGGCCGAACAGCAATTCGTCGGGCGAAAGCCGGAGCTGCGGCGGTTGGGAGAGGCGCTCAAGGTCGCCGGTCGCCGCCAGCTCCAGGTGCTGGGTCTGGTTGGGCCCCACGGCATCGGCAAGACTCGGCTGCTGCACGAGGCCATCGCGCGCATTGCCCGCGGTTCGTTCAGCATCGGTGCTCACGTAGCCCAGTGCCTACCGCGCGGGCGCGAAGAGCCGCACGGTGCACTGGTGGTGATGCTGCGCGCGATGTGTGGTGTGCGCGAGGGAGATCCGCCTTCGGTGATCTTGTCGGTAGAGCCCCGGCTGCGTGCGCTCGGTCTGGTGGGTGTGGAAATTGCGGCCGTGCTCAGTGCGCTCGGAGTAGCGGGAAGCGCGGCGGTCGGCCCCGGGGCCTTGGCTGCCGCGGTCTCGCGCATGTTCGCCAGCCTCGCCGAGGACCGACTTCACATCTTCGCCTGGGACAACTCCCACGAGATCGACGACGAGTCGGGGGCCGTCTTGGCAAGTGTCGCAGCGCGGCTGGCGACGAGCCGCGTCGTGCTCCTGTTCTCGGGTCGCCCGCGCGACGAGGCGCCGTACGAGGCTGTCCCGGGTTACCTCGAGCTCACCCTCGACGATCTGGAAGAAACCGACGTCGCGCGCCTGGTCGCGCTCAGGCTGGGGGTGGAAGAAGCTCCGCCGGAGCTGGTTGCCTTCGTGCTCGAGCGCGCGGGGGGACACCCCATGTTCGTCGAAGAGCTCCTGCGCGAGGCCCGGGAGTCCGGCGCGATCGAGGTGAAGGATGCCAAGGTCGCGCGCATGGCGCTCGACGGTGTGCTGGCGGTGCCGCGACCGCTCAGGACCCTGGTCATCGATCGTGTGCGGCGTTTGCCCGATCGCGAACGAGATCTGCTCGTGGCGTCTGCCATCTTGGGGGCCCCGGTCGACGTATCGGTGCTAGGCGCCATGCTCGACCTGCCTCTCGGCAAGGTGAGCGCGCTGGCGGACGCGTTGGTGACCAAACAACTCGTGGTGCGCGATGATCCGGTCACGCTCGGATTTGCCACGTCACTCTTGCCCGAGGTCGTGCTGGGTGAGCTCGATCCGGACGCAAAGATGGAGCTGCACCGGAGCGCCGCCAACGCCTACCCCATGGTGTTGGCCGAGCGCACGGAGCAAGAGGCCCATCGCATCGCGCGGCACCTGGCCGAGGCGGGTGAGCGGGACCGCGCTGCGGGTTTCTACGCCACCAGCGCTCAGTATCATCTCGCTGCGCGTCGGCTGGAGCGTGCCGCAGGAGATTTCGCCCGCGCCATCGAGCTGTCCGACTGGCGCGCTCAGTCCGCCGCGGAGCTGTGTGAGTGGGTCGAGGCGCTGGGACACGCGGTGCGCCACGTGCGCGCGGGTGCGAAGCTCCCGGAGCTGGTGCAGCGATTGTGGCTGCACATCCAGTCGGACTCCGCCTTCGACGCCGAGATGGCGGTCCGCATCAGCATCAACCTGGCGCTGATCCTGGGCGCGCTGAGCCGCTACAAAGACGCACTCCGGCTCCTGGCGAGTGCGCTCGCCCAGGCTCAGCCCTACCCGGTGCTCAGCCAGGCCGCGCACATGGCCGAAGGTGAGATCGCGGCGCGCCAGGGTGAGTTCAAGCTCGCGCTCGCGGCGCTCGAGCAGGCCGAGGGATTCGCCCTGGGTGGGGCCCAGGAAGAACACCGGCGTTTGCTCTCGACGGCGCAGGCAGCGGGCGCCGCCGGCGAGCACGACAAGGCGCTCGATGCGCTCGACCGCGCGAGGAGCCTGTTTGGCGAAGGGGAGGAGCCCGTGCTGGCCGTCGAACGCGCCAAGGTGCGCGCGCTGATCCACGGATTTCGTGGGGACTGGGCGCGTTGCGCCGAAGAGAGCGCGGCGGCGGCCGATCAGGCACGAGGGCTCGGCTTGCCTCACGAAGTCGCCATCCACCTGCACAATCAGGGGGATGGTCTCATGCGGATCGAGGACTTCCCGCGCGCGTACGTCGTGCTCACGCGTTCGCTGTCGGTCGCCGAGCGTATTGGTGCCGAGCGGTTGGTGAACCTGAACCAGATGATGCTGGCGTATCTGGACGCGTTGAACGGATCGGAGGCGGCAAAGAAACTTCTGGGCCAGAAGCTCGCGTATGCCGAGGCGCAGAAGTGGACCTGGGACGCTCTCTCCGGTCGAACACTGCTCGGCAAGCTGCTCGCGAAGGCGGGTGACGTCGTCGGTGCCCGCAGGGAGCTGTCGTTGGCCAAGCGTCTGGCCGAGACCACGGCCAATCAGCTGGTGCTCGACGATTGTGAGCGTGCGCTCGCCGAGCTCGGGCTGGTCTCCCGCTGA
- a CDS encoding 50S ribosomal protein L11 methyltransferase gives MSSRSEPESPAVFELTFALRAREAERLSAALFEAGAGAVEERAGPALVVYLTDAAEIARYSRLARATVQGPLEITERELDPSWRTEWMRHLGPEAITERVVFQPLGNDERLLRGKRRLWFEPDQAFGVGSHATTRLAARAVERIARARRPRSVLDVGTGSGVLAMLAAISGAQRVLGIDVDPIAVKAARRNARHNHLTSRCSFSGRTLAQVRSRFELVAANIETWVLLELAPDLARVTAPGGRLVLSGVLAERGDEMAAAFAERGLSERAREVEDGWIGLELCPSAALSDDVDGPAARHRVESQLPARTRRSRS, from the coding sequence GTGAGCTCGCGAAGCGAGCCGGAGAGCCCAGCGGTCTTCGAGCTGACCTTCGCGCTGCGCGCGCGTGAAGCGGAGCGACTGTCCGCGGCGTTGTTCGAGGCGGGCGCTGGCGCGGTCGAGGAACGCGCCGGCCCCGCATTGGTGGTCTATCTGACGGACGCCGCAGAAATCGCACGATATTCTCGGCTCGCCCGCGCGACCGTCCAGGGCCCGCTCGAGATCACCGAGCGTGAGCTCGACCCCAGCTGGCGGACCGAATGGATGCGACATCTCGGTCCGGAGGCCATCACCGAGCGTGTCGTGTTTCAGCCGCTCGGCAACGACGAGAGACTCTTGCGCGGCAAGCGCCGGCTCTGGTTCGAACCGGACCAGGCGTTCGGGGTCGGCAGTCACGCGACCACACGACTGGCCGCGCGCGCGGTGGAACGAATCGCTCGCGCGCGGCGTCCGCGGTCAGTACTCGATGTCGGAACGGGCAGCGGTGTGCTCGCCATGCTCGCAGCGATCTCCGGTGCCCAGCGTGTGCTGGGGATCGACGTCGATCCGATCGCGGTCAAGGCGGCCAGGAGGAACGCGCGGCACAACCACCTGACCTCGCGCTGCTCGTTCTCGGGTCGAACGCTCGCTCAGGTGCGCTCGCGCTTCGAGCTGGTGGCCGCCAACATCGAGACCTGGGTGCTGCTCGAGCTCGCGCCGGACCTCGCGCGCGTCACCGCACCCGGCGGCCGTTTGGTGCTGTCGGGTGTGCTGGCGGAACGCGGTGACGAGATGGCTGCGGCCTTTGCTGAACGAGGTCTCTCGGAGCGGGCGAGGGAAGTCGAGGACGGCTGGATCGGGCTCGAGCTGTGTCCGAGCGCGGCGTTGAGCGACGACGTCGACGGCCCAGCAGCTCGGCATCGAGTCGAGAGCCAGCTTCCGGCGCGCACCCGCCGCTCCAGAAGCTGA
- the dnaK gene encoding molecular chaperone DnaK, with protein sequence MGKIIGIDLGTTNSCVAVLEGTNAAGTPEVRVIPNAEGARTTPSVVAVTASGERLVGQVAKRQSTTNPENTVYAIKRLMGRKFDDDEVKKHTAGVAYRVVESPNGDAWAELQGKAMSPPEISSVVLGTIKQIAEAHLGEPVSEAVITVPAYFDDAQRQATKDAGRIAGLEVKRIINEPTAASIAYGLDKQTAQRIVVYDLGGGTFDVSILEISGGVFNVKATGGDTHLGGEDFDMMIIDMLADEFQKANGIDLKKDRMALQRLKEAAERAKHELSSSLETDINIPFVATGKAGPLHLERKFKRNELEQLTRALVDRTIASCKTVMSDAKLGPDKIDEIVLVGGMTRMPAVQKAVKELFGRDPHKGVNPDEVVAIGAALQGAALGGVIDEVLLLDVTPLSIGVETGGGVFTRLISRNTTVPTEKSEIFTTSVDNQSFVPIHVLQGEREMAADNRSLARFELSGIPPAPRGVPKIQVTFRIDANGILSVEAKDLGTGRGQSVSVTPTSGLNQTEIDSLVAEGDKFKETDQLRRDMAEMKNQCDTLMYTTEQALEGYADLLGPEKVAGVREKLETLRAGLNGGSDLTALREAYSALENATFEIAEAMYGDSEGEA encoded by the coding sequence ATGGGGAAGATCATTGGCATTGACCTCGGCACCACGAACTCATGTGTCGCGGTGCTCGAAGGAACCAACGCCGCCGGTACGCCGGAAGTGCGCGTAATCCCCAACGCCGAGGGGGCGCGCACCACCCCCTCCGTGGTGGCAGTGACGGCGAGCGGTGAGCGCCTGGTTGGGCAGGTCGCGAAGCGGCAGTCCACGACCAATCCCGAGAACACCGTCTACGCCATCAAGCGGCTGATGGGCCGCAAGTTCGACGACGACGAGGTGAAAAAACACACCGCTGGTGTCGCCTACCGGGTGGTCGAGAGCCCCAACGGGGACGCCTGGGCGGAGCTCCAGGGCAAGGCGATGTCCCCACCCGAGATCTCGTCGGTCGTACTCGGCACCATCAAGCAGATCGCCGAGGCCCATCTGGGTGAGCCGGTCTCCGAGGCGGTGATCACCGTTCCGGCGTACTTCGACGACGCCCAACGCCAGGCCACCAAGGATGCAGGACGCATCGCGGGCCTCGAGGTGAAACGCATCATCAACGAGCCGACGGCGGCCTCCATCGCCTACGGCTTGGACAAACAAACGGCGCAGCGCATCGTCGTCTACGACCTGGGCGGAGGCACCTTCGACGTCTCGATTCTGGAAATTTCCGGCGGCGTCTTCAACGTGAAGGCGACCGGTGGTGATACCCACCTGGGCGGCGAAGACTTCGACATGATGATCATCGACATGCTCGCCGACGAGTTCCAGAAGGCGAACGGCATCGATCTGAAGAAGGACCGCATGGCGCTGCAGCGGCTGAAAGAGGCTGCGGAGCGGGCGAAACACGAGCTTTCGTCGTCCCTCGAGACCGACATCAACATTCCGTTCGTTGCCACCGGCAAGGCGGGCCCGTTGCACCTCGAGCGCAAGTTCAAGCGGAACGAGCTCGAGCAGCTGACCCGCGCGCTCGTCGATCGCACCATCGCCTCGTGCAAGACCGTGATGAGCGACGCCAAGCTCGGTCCCGACAAGATCGACGAGATCGTGTTGGTGGGTGGCATGACCCGCATGCCGGCCGTGCAGAAGGCCGTCAAGGAGCTGTTCGGGAGGGATCCGCACAAGGGCGTGAACCCGGACGAGGTGGTGGCGATCGGCGCCGCGCTGCAGGGAGCCGCGCTCGGCGGGGTCATCGACGAGGTCTTGCTGCTGGACGTGACACCGCTCTCGATCGGAGTCGAGACCGGCGGTGGGGTCTTCACCCGGCTGATCAGCCGCAACACGACGGTGCCGACGGAGAAGAGCGAGATCTTCACTACCAGCGTCGACAACCAGAGTTTCGTGCCGATTCACGTGTTGCAAGGCGAGCGCGAGATGGCCGCCGACAACCGCAGCCTCGCCCGCTTCGAGCTGAGCGGAATTCCGCCGGCGCCGCGCGGTGTGCCGAAGATCCAGGTGACCTTCCGCATCGACGCCAACGGCATTCTATCGGTCGAGGCCAAGGACCTCGGGACTGGGCGTGGCCAGAGTGTCAGTGTCACGCCGACCAGCGGCCTGAATCAGACGGAGATCGACTCGTTGGTTGCCGAGGGCGACAAGTTCAAAGAGACGGATCAGCTTCGCCGAGACATGGCGGAGATGAAGAATCAGTGCGACACGCTGATGTACACCACCGAGCAGGCGCTCGAGGGTTACGCCGATCTCCTGGGTCCGGAGAAGGTAGCGGGAGTGCGCGAGAAGCTCGAGACGCTTCGGGCCGGCCTCAATGGCGGGTCCGACCTGACTGCGCTGCGCGAAGCGTACTCCGCGCTGGAGAACGCCACCTTCGAGATCGCCGAGGCAATGTACGGCGATTCCGAAGGCGAAGCATGA
- a CDS encoding serine/threonine protein kinase yields the protein MGDVDLEKLTLTPGTLLAGKYSVERILGEGGMGVVVAATHVELGERVAVKFLHPDAVENEEVAQRFVREARAAVKIKSEHVARIIDVGRMDNGSPYMVMEYLEGHDLSEEKNAASVSIEDAVDYVIQACDAMAEAHATGIIHRDLKPANLFLSQRPDGSEMVKVLDFGISKMTQPDAVSFSLTKTATAMGSPLYMSPEQMKSAKTVDHRTDIWSLGVILFELLSKTTPFTANSLPELCAAILSDSPQDLLALRPDVPKPLAAVVMKCLERNPVDRPQNVAELCNALAPFAPNRSHRLVERIGKVLSRAGLTSSAGQLSISVETESLVDSPNEPAATTIAFGEGARTNAAWTETSVSGAKKKSPIPMIALAAVGVAALGGLGIWLTRTPTPSPEPAAASVAPVKTEAPSVDPALPPTVEPSAVASTEPAVTVAPSTSAAPLPTAAAPRPKAEPKAPSKNEPKPEPKPEPKPEPKPPPKPKNPLDIGLK from the coding sequence ATGGGCGACGTTGACCTCGAAAAACTCACGCTGACCCCGGGCACGCTGCTCGCGGGCAAGTACTCCGTCGAGCGCATCCTCGGCGAAGGCGGCATGGGTGTCGTCGTCGCAGCCACCCACGTCGAGCTGGGGGAGCGCGTCGCTGTGAAGTTCTTGCACCCGGACGCGGTCGAGAACGAGGAGGTCGCCCAGCGGTTCGTGCGTGAGGCGCGCGCCGCGGTGAAGATCAAGAGCGAACACGTCGCACGCATCATCGACGTCGGGCGCATGGACAACGGCTCGCCGTACATGGTGATGGAATACCTCGAGGGGCACGACCTCTCGGAGGAGAAGAACGCCGCCAGCGTGAGCATCGAGGACGCGGTCGACTACGTGATCCAGGCCTGTGACGCCATGGCGGAGGCCCACGCGACCGGGATCATTCATCGAGATCTGAAGCCCGCGAACCTGTTCTTGTCCCAGCGCCCCGACGGCTCCGAGATGGTCAAGGTGCTCGACTTCGGCATCTCGAAGATGACCCAGCCGGACGCCGTCAGTTTCTCGCTGACCAAGACCGCCACCGCGATGGGGTCGCCGCTCTACATGTCGCCAGAGCAGATGAAGTCGGCGAAGACGGTCGACCATCGCACGGACATCTGGTCCCTCGGTGTGATCTTGTTCGAGCTGCTCTCGAAGACCACGCCGTTCACGGCCAACTCGCTGCCGGAGCTGTGCGCGGCCATCCTCTCGGACTCCCCCCAGGACCTGCTCGCGCTGCGGCCGGACGTGCCAAAACCCCTGGCCGCGGTCGTGATGAAGTGCCTCGAGCGAAATCCCGTCGACCGACCGCAAAATGTGGCGGAGCTGTGCAATGCGCTCGCGCCCTTCGCGCCCAACCGCTCTCATCGGCTCGTCGAGCGCATCGGGAAGGTGCTGTCGCGAGCGGGACTCACCAGCAGCGCTGGCCAGCTATCGATCTCCGTCGAAACTGAGAGCTTGGTCGACTCGCCGAACGAGCCGGCGGCAACCACGATTGCCTTCGGGGAAGGGGCGCGCACCAACGCGGCGTGGACCGAGACCAGCGTCAGCGGCGCGAAGAAGAAGTCACCCATCCCGATGATCGCCCTGGCTGCAGTCGGCGTAGCGGCGCTCGGTGGCCTTGGCATTTGGCTGACGCGCACGCCGACACCGAGCCCCGAGCCCGCCGCCGCCAGCGTCGCTCCGGTCAAGACCGAGGCACCGAGCGTGGACCCCGCGCTGCCTCCGACGGTGGAACCGTCTGCAGTAGCGTCGACGGAGCCGGCCGTGACGGTTGCCCCGAGCACGTCTGCGGCTCCGCTTCCCACGGCTGCGGCGCCTCGACCCAAAGCCGAGCCCAAGGCCCCGAGCAAAAACGAGCCGAAACCCGAGCCCAAGCCCGAGCCGAAGCCCGAGCCCAAGCCGCCGCCCAAACCCAAGAACCCCCTGGACATCGGACTCAAGTGA
- a CDS encoding FHA domain-containing protein yields MPRARLYLDTPDGKRHFPPGSYLIGRAEECEVVLASGRCSRHHARLTVSAESVTLEDLASANGTFVNGAKIVGTTLLANGDFVVVGGEIGIEVVLELEPEVATPAAPNVRASSADRDSRPYLPPTAKVAADEILERAADHLLAHGQHQQAERTLERWLTTALAAAKSGEWREDTLIEMSLRCAAKLAKALRSRRWVDYALELSTAVTRPLSLEHANLLNDAIDAAGVSPAPLANYTSMLRGLSATPEIARAMDEAEAWHGSTSEAP; encoded by the coding sequence ATGCCTCGGGCTCGCCTCTACCTCGACACGCCGGACGGGAAGCGGCACTTTCCGCCCGGCAGCTACCTCATCGGTCGCGCCGAGGAGTGTGAGGTGGTCCTGGCTAGCGGTCGCTGCTCGCGCCATCACGCCCGGCTGACGGTGAGCGCGGAGAGTGTGACTCTCGAAGATCTCGCCAGTGCCAACGGCACGTTCGTGAACGGCGCAAAGATTGTCGGCACGACGCTCCTCGCCAATGGCGACTTCGTCGTCGTGGGCGGTGAGATCGGCATCGAGGTGGTGCTCGAGCTCGAACCCGAGGTCGCGACGCCGGCGGCGCCCAATGTGCGCGCGAGTAGTGCGGATCGCGACAGCCGACCGTATCTGCCTCCCACCGCGAAGGTCGCGGCGGACGAGATCCTGGAGCGCGCGGCGGACCATTTGCTCGCCCATGGGCAGCATCAACAGGCTGAGCGCACTCTGGAACGCTGGCTCACGACGGCTCTGGCCGCCGCCAAGAGCGGTGAGTGGCGAGAGGACACGCTGATCGAAATGTCGCTGCGCTGTGCGGCCAAGCTGGCCAAGGCGTTGCGCTCGCGACGCTGGGTGGACTACGCGCTCGAGCTCTCCACCGCGGTGACGCGGCCCCTCTCCCTCGAGCACGCGAATCTCCTGAACGACGCCATCGATGCGGCGGGTGTGTCGCCGGCGCCGCTCGCAAACTACACCAGTATGCTGCGCGGGCTGTCTGCAACACCGGAAATTGCGCGGGCAATGGACGAAGCCGAGGCCTGGCACGGGAGCACGTCGGAAGCCCCGTGA